In Montipora foliosa isolate CH-2021 chromosome 9, ASM3666993v2, whole genome shotgun sequence, the DNA window acttctgagggggcaaacaacacaagttcgagaggttataacgaacatcttagctacacagatgatttgtctcacgttcattgaatgtttatcacctaagtaataaaatagaatgattacacaaggtACTTCGATgatttttttagtgaaaaatgagcacttaacgaagtagaaagtcaaaatgtcaaaggcaatgaaaagatataaaattattatgaaaggtacttaattctaaattaaaaaatgtactttcagtaatgttatttcaatatttcgaggagccgattttccgcgaattgccttttttccaattttgCCCCCCAGCATTACACATGAccaatttgcatgacaatttgaaaaccaacatggcggttaTCGCGAATAAGAGCTAATGTGAGCAGGATCCTGGGGAGAGAAAACGGGAaacatgcccccccccccccccccccgttgTATTTCCCGGTGCTTGTGTTTGCCTTGACTTAAggctagttttcatatgtcgggaaaatctcAGGCGAtgggggatttcgcagtttcccaaccatcccagattttgccgactaataaaaaccataaatcgtagacatccccgataatctgggatggtcggggacgaatcgggaaaatagaaagcgtttctattttcccgacgTGTCCCAGATTTTTGCGATCGTCGGCGATCATTCCCAATatatgaaaactcaaatttgagCTTTCAGGGACGTCGGCGATGGTTCTTAGCTCATTACCAATCCTCTAAATTGCATGTTTCAATTTCTGGCGCACTTTCTATTTTCCGCCAAAGTCACCATCGGGAGGATCTAGGACAAGCATCTGGCGATTTTCCGatatgtcggcaaaatctgggacggtcgggaaactgcgaaatccccgatcatctgggattttcccgacatatgaaaactaggctttaaGCGTAGTTTTCGAATGTCGgaaaaatcccagacgatcgggaatttcgcagtttcccgaccgtcccagattttgccgactttCCCGGCTGGGAATCGACCCGACGTGTCCCAGATTTTTGCGATCGTCGGCGATCATTCCCGACATTTGTACTGTACTGTCGGAGACATCGGCGATGGTTTTGGCTCGTTACCAATCCTTTAAATATTGCAAGTTtcaatttttcgcgctcttccCATTTTCCGCCAAAATCACTATAAGGAGAATCTGCGACAAGCGTCTGGCAATTTTCCGATATGTTTGCAAAACCTGGGACGatcgggaaactgcgaaattcCCGAttgtctgggattttcccgacataagAAAACTAGGCTTAAAACAGCGTCTCTGAAAACGTTTGTGTTGACTGTTCTTGTAAATCTTTCTAACAAGTGCACGCTTTACTGCGCTCGAAAAAGAgactgttttatttttaaagcGACGCGAACCTGACTCGTGATTCTTATTGTCCTCTTTAAACAGTTCGATGATCCGGAGATAACTTCAACTGATACCCGTACCATCCCCAAGAGTTCTCAAGTCTCCACGGTGAGTGGTGCCAGCGTTCGTTTTTATGGAAAGGAACTCTGTGTCGCTGTCACTATGATAACAGAGAAAGAACGCAGTGATGGAAGTGTAGAAAGGAGCTCTTCCTGCGAGAAATCGTGTTTCGGTGTTGGCGGTGGAACACGTTTGCAATTTTACTCGGGTACTTTTGGAAGACCAACGTCGATGAATCCTCCATGTTGTTTTTGGGGATCAATCAAATCGCTGGAATTTTCTATCCCCGCTCCACCAACGACACCACCGCCTTCCCTTACTTGTGTCAAATGTGGCGCAGCAGATGACTGCGTTTCTGAGAGTTCCACGCAGACTTGTAACTCTGGAGAAAAGTGCTTCACGTTAAAGCTACAGAGAGAAGAAAATGACGAGGTTGTTACAGTAAAAGGCTGTTCTCACGAGCTTCGGTATTGGGGTCAAAAGTTAGACTGTGATTTCGAATGCAAAAGCAACGTTCGATTGTGGCCTGACCGGCGAGTTTATCATCACAGTGTTTGTGTTTCGTGTTGCTCAGGAAACAAGTGTAATGTCGATCGCGATGACTCGGAGGTTTCTTCTTTTGCTAACTCAAATGGAAATAACTTTTTCACAACAAtttaaagcatgattttttaCCATTTACATGGTGACGTGATGCTTCATCAAGATCGCCACGGAAGGCAAACAAAACTCTGCCGTCTTTTtgtaagggggaggggggttaggGAGCAACATTAATAAAGAGTTTAAGAAAACCCCAACGACTACGAGAACATGCATCATATAAAAATGTAAGTTTCAGTCATTTAGATCAATTTGTGACTATTTTAAGTGGTGTGAATTCTGCAGAACGGTACTGTAAATTAGGAATGAAAAAGGAGAATTTATCCTTGCGCGTTGATGTTCTGCATATGAAAAACTAGTTGTTGTACACAGCAAGGAAATGCATTTGATGAAACGTTCAACGCAGGAGCAGGGCACCCAAACCTACTGTTTTTGCTATGCAGTTTTGCTGCTTTCGTTGGATTTGCGTTGTCGTCCCCTTAGCTTTCTAATTATAAAAGTCGACGTATCTCAAATTGCAACATTGACACAGATTCAAATTCGCACTGTAACCGAACACTTGCA includes these proteins:
- the LOC137969847 gene encoding uncharacterized protein, with protein sequence MAVKGRTHFRSPALVLLYILVNLTHTDAADDCLPNVGENGPLTSVTLIVQTWESRSSNYHFDDPEITSTDTRTIPKSSQVSTVSGASVRFYGKELCVAVTMITEKERSDGSVERSSSCEKSCFGVGGGTRLQFYSGTFGRPTSMNPPCCFWGSIKSLEFSIPAPPTTPPPSLTCVKCGAADDCVSESSTQTCNSGEKCFTLKLQREENDEVVTVKGCSHELRYWGQKLDCDFECKSNVRLWPDRRVYHHSVCVSCCSGNKCNVDRDDSEVSSFANSNGNNFFTTI